One Halalkalicoccus tibetensis genomic region harbors:
- a CDS encoding urease accessory protein UreD, which yields MAAESLPAAFEGYAAEETSTPAASPGKDGRLELTFAPDSSGVTRSIREYVEVPFHLTRGLYHDPEPGLVTRCVQTPTGGVAQGDRHRTEIVAKPGAKAHVTGQSATKVQSMDRNYAGISVDLEVGEGAYLEHLPEPLILHEGTRCLQTADVTLHEGGTLLFTDVVVPGRLARGERFAYDRYRSRFHAEAPNGTPLLRDDIDLAPDDRSPESPGVLGEYAVVGSLYALGIDGPESLTDAIHDRLAGEAHVGVTLAPDDRGVIVRALADRRAPVTDALRGAWAAVREANLGSEIPEARP from the coding sequence ATGGCCGCGGAGTCGCTGCCCGCCGCTTTCGAGGGCTACGCCGCGGAGGAGACCTCGACCCCTGCGGCATCGCCCGGCAAGGACGGCCGGCTCGAACTCACGTTCGCGCCCGATTCCTCGGGGGTGACCCGTTCGATCCGTGAGTACGTCGAGGTCCCCTTCCACCTGACCCGCGGGCTGTACCACGACCCCGAGCCGGGGTTGGTGACGCGCTGTGTCCAGACGCCGACCGGCGGGGTCGCACAGGGGGACCGCCATCGGACCGAGATCGTCGCGAAACCGGGCGCGAAGGCCCACGTCACCGGCCAGAGCGCGACGAAGGTCCAGTCGATGGACCGCAACTACGCCGGCATCTCGGTCGACCTCGAGGTCGGGGAGGGTGCGTACCTCGAGCACCTCCCCGAGCCGCTGATCCTCCACGAGGGGACTCGCTGTCTGCAGACCGCCGACGTGACGCTGCACGAGGGCGGCACGCTCCTGTTCACCGACGTCGTCGTTCCCGGACGCCTGGCCCGCGGCGAGCGCTTCGCCTACGACCGCTATCGCTCCCGGTTTCACGCCGAGGCGCCCAACGGGACGCCCCTCCTTCGGGACGACATCGACCTCGCGCCCGACGACCGATCGCCCGAATCGCCTGGCGTGCTCGGCGAGTACGCGGTCGTCGGCTCGCTGTATGCGCTGGGAATCGACGGGCCCGAGTCGCTCACCGACGCGATCCACGACCGCCTCGCTGGCGAGGCCCACGTCGGCGTGACGCTCGCCCCCGACGACCGGGGCGTGATCGTCCGCGCGCTCGCGGATCGACGCGCGCCCGTGACCGACGCGCTCCGGGGGGCGTGGGCGGCCGTCCGCGAGGCGAACCTGGGATCGGAGATCCCGGAGGCCCGCCCGTGA
- a CDS encoding DUF460 domain-containing protein has translation MSARTSALDSLILGVDIQSGDVRGDAPSYAVVAFDGENVDRDVVSYRKLRRLIGREEPAIVATDNVYELAENKDALVGFLRELPSGTKLVQVTGAERPEPLSRVASRHGVPYGKKPMKEAEAAARLAAGNVGQEVRAFTNTTRIKVSRGRSTGKGGWSADRYTRRIHGAVKKRSREIESDLDGAGLDYEVSPTEKYGGYSNAVFTVEADPGEIPVSTGRAGDTRVEMERERTDGIEFEPLAKRRDHVLVGIDPGTTTAVAIVGIDGELLDVLSTRTADTADVIEWIVERGRPFLVAADVRPMPNTVEKIRRSFDAASWVPGTDLPVDEKQHRTREVGYDNDHERDAIAAALFAHDDHAEQFERVARKVPAPIDSGEVIAEVVGGESVEAVLESYADDDGGDGGDSTEHSEPERSPEQKRIAELESRVERLKEHADELKGTVEERDERIDELEGELTKRRSEERTEVRKDREVTRLKRETDRLERERDEAREERDALSGKLDRLKALWKLDHSNFADVEGEERDLVPVKPIEKFTVGAIEAAEDSYGLAAGDVILLRDASGAGPRTAERLAETSPRVVLKHGGLSEAADEVLFEEEIPVGAADEVTIREVDELAVARESEVEAVIEGWGERAEERRRDRNASMVDQVISEHRAEGS, from the coding sequence GTGAGCGCGCGAACGAGTGCCCTCGATTCGTTGATCCTCGGCGTCGACATCCAGAGCGGCGACGTCCGGGGCGACGCGCCCTCGTATGCCGTCGTGGCGTTCGACGGCGAGAACGTCGACCGCGACGTGGTCTCCTACCGGAAGCTCCGACGGCTGATAGGGAGGGAGGAGCCGGCGATCGTCGCGACCGACAACGTCTACGAGCTGGCCGAGAACAAGGACGCCCTCGTCGGCTTCCTCCGGGAGCTGCCGAGCGGGACGAAGCTCGTACAGGTCACCGGCGCCGAACGGCCCGAACCCCTTTCCAGAGTTGCCTCCCGCCACGGCGTTCCCTACGGCAAGAAGCCGATGAAGGAGGCGGAAGCCGCCGCCCGGCTCGCGGCGGGCAACGTCGGCCAGGAGGTCAGGGCCTTCACCAACACCACCCGGATCAAGGTCTCGCGCGGGCGCTCGACCGGGAAGGGCGGCTGGAGCGCCGACCGCTACACCCGCCGGATCCACGGCGCGGTGAAGAAGCGCTCGCGCGAGATCGAGTCGGATCTCGACGGGGCGGGCCTCGACTACGAGGTGAGCCCGACCGAGAAGTACGGCGGCTACTCGAACGCCGTCTTCACCGTCGAGGCCGATCCCGGCGAGATCCCCGTCTCGACGGGCCGGGCCGGCGACACCCGCGTCGAAATGGAGCGGGAACGCACCGACGGCATCGAGTTCGAGCCGCTCGCGAAACGGCGCGACCACGTGCTGGTGGGAATCGACCCCGGGACGACCACCGCGGTGGCGATCGTCGGCATCGACGGCGAGCTGCTCGACGTCCTGAGCACGAGAACCGCCGACACCGCCGACGTCATCGAGTGGATCGTCGAGCGCGGCCGACCGTTCCTCGTCGCGGCGGACGTCCGGCCGATGCCCAACACCGTCGAGAAGATCCGCCGGAGCTTCGACGCGGCCAGCTGGGTGCCCGGAACCGACCTGCCGGTCGACGAGAAACAGCACCGCACCCGCGAGGTGGGCTACGACAACGACCACGAGCGCGACGCGATCGCCGCGGCGCTGTTCGCCCACGACGACCACGCCGAGCAGTTCGAGCGGGTCGCCCGAAAGGTGCCCGCACCGATCGACAGCGGCGAGGTGATCGCCGAGGTCGTCGGCGGCGAGAGCGTCGAGGCCGTCCTCGAGAGCTACGCCGACGACGACGGCGGGGACGGTGGGGACTCGACCGAGCACTCCGAACCCGAACGCAGCCCCGAGCAGAAGCGGATCGCGGAGCTCGAGAGCCGGGTCGAGCGGCTCAAGGAACACGCCGACGAGCTCAAGGGAACCGTCGAGGAGCGCGACGAGCGGATCGACGAGCTCGAGGGCGAGCTCACGAAGCGCCGCAGCGAGGAGCGAACGGAGGTCCGAAAGGACCGCGAGGTCACCCGCCTGAAGCGCGAGACCGACCGGCTCGAACGCGAGCGCGACGAGGCCCGCGAGGAGCGCGACGCGCTCTCGGGCAAGCTCGACCGGCTCAAGGCCCTCTGGAAGCTCGACCACTCGAACTTCGCGGACGTCGAGGGCGAGGAGCGCGACCTCGTCCCCGTCAAACCCATCGAGAAGTTCACGGTGGGCGCGATCGAGGCCGCCGAGGACTCGTATGGGCTTGCGGCGGGCGACGTGATCCTGCTGCGGGACGCAAGCGGCGCCGGACCCCGCACGGCCGAACGCCTCGCCGAGACCTCGCCGCGGGTCGTGCTCAAACACGGCGGGCTCTCGGAGGCCGCCGACGAGGTGCTCTTCGAGGAGGAAATCCCTGTGGGTGCCGCCGACGAGGTGACGATCCGGGAGGTCGACGAGCTCGCCGTGGCCCGCGAGAGCGAGGTCGAGGCGGTGATCGAGGGCTGGGGCGAGCGGGCCGAGGAGCGACGGCGCGATCGGAACGCCTCGATGGTCGATCAGGTGATCAGCGAGCACCGCGCCGAGGGGAGCTAG
- the eif1A gene encoding translation initiation factor eIF-1A — protein sequence MSDDESGGRTDLRMPEDGEVFAAVTEMLGANRIEVRCADGQERTARIPGRMRKRVWIREDDVVLVEPWDWQDEKADVTHRYEQSEAEQLREEGHIPS from the coding sequence ATGAGCGACGACGAGAGCGGGGGACGGACGGACCTCCGCATGCCCGAGGACGGTGAGGTGTTCGCCGCCGTGACCGAGATGCTCGGCGCCAACCGGATCGAAGTCCGGTGTGCCGACGGGCAGGAGCGGACCGCGCGGATCCCGGGCCGGATGCGAAAGCGCGTCTGGATCCGCGAGGACGACGTCGTGTTGGTCGAGCCCTGGGACTGGCAGGACGAGAAGGCCGACGTGACCCATCGCTACGAGCAGAGCGAGGCCGAGCAGCTGCGCGAGGAAGGTCACATCCCTAGCTGA
- the ureC gene encoding urease subunit alpha, translating into MMREIDRDRYTRLYGPTEGDRLRLADTDLIAEVERDHTEKGDESVFGGGKTLRDGMGMSSGVTSEEGALDWVLTNVTVIDPVLGIEKGDLGIKDGRIAGLGSAGNPETMDGVSEELIVGPGTDSIPGEGLIATPGALDIHVHFNTPQLADHAIASGVTTMMGGGFGGGATTATPGPRNVEMLLRAADEWPVNVGVYGKGSASRPAPLREQIEAGACGLKVHEDWGATPAAIDTCLEVAGETDIQVCLHTDTLNESGFVEETFDAIDGRTIHTFHIEGAGGGHAPDVLELVSHPHMLPSSTNPSMPFTENTFDEHLDMVMVCHHLNPDVPEDVAFAESRIRAETLGAEDVLHDRGAISMMATDSMAMGRQAELINRTWQTAHKMKRQRGPLPGDEGTDNDNSRILRYIAKYTINPAITAGISSHVGSLEPGKLADVVLWKPDFFGAKPEWVLKGGYPASANMGEANGSLMTCEPKRQRPWFGAEGTARHATSMTFVSNAAAEAGVGDEYDLQSAVVPVEDTRPLSKEDMVRNTYCPEDLEVDSETFEVFIDGEPVTSEPAEELPLTQRYLL; encoded by the coding sequence CTGATGCGGGAGATCGACCGCGATCGCTACACCCGGCTGTACGGCCCCACGGAGGGCGATCGGCTCCGGCTCGCCGACACCGACCTGATCGCGGAGGTCGAGCGCGATCACACCGAAAAGGGCGACGAGAGCGTCTTCGGCGGCGGGAAGACCCTGAGAGACGGCATGGGGATGTCCTCCGGGGTCACCAGCGAGGAGGGCGCGCTCGACTGGGTGCTGACCAACGTGACGGTGATCGATCCCGTGCTCGGGATCGAGAAGGGCGATCTCGGCATCAAGGACGGTCGGATCGCCGGCCTCGGCTCGGCGGGCAACCCCGAGACGATGGACGGGGTGAGCGAGGAGCTGATCGTCGGCCCGGGCACCGACTCGATCCCCGGCGAGGGCCTCATCGCGACCCCGGGCGCGCTCGACATCCACGTCCATTTCAACACGCCCCAGCTCGCGGATCACGCCATCGCCAGCGGGGTCACCACGATGATGGGCGGCGGGTTCGGTGGGGGTGCGACGACCGCGACCCCGGGCCCCCGAAACGTCGAGATGCTGTTGCGGGCGGCCGACGAGTGGCCCGTCAACGTCGGCGTCTACGGCAAGGGCAGCGCAAGCCGGCCCGCTCCCTTGAGAGAACAGATCGAGGCCGGCGCCTGCGGGCTGAAGGTCCACGAGGACTGGGGGGCGACCCCCGCCGCGATCGACACCTGTCTCGAGGTCGCCGGCGAGACCGATATCCAGGTCTGCCTCCATACCGACACCCTCAACGAGTCGGGCTTCGTCGAGGAGACCTTCGACGCGATCGACGGGCGGACGATTCACACCTTCCACATCGAGGGCGCGGGCGGGGGCCACGCCCCGGACGTCCTCGAACTGGTCAGCCACCCCCACATGCTGCCCTCCTCGACGAACCCCTCGATGCCTTTCACCGAGAACACGTTCGACGAGCACCTCGACATGGTGATGGTCTGTCACCACCTCAACCCCGACGTCCCGGAGGACGTCGCGTTCGCCGAGTCGCGCATCCGCGCGGAGACGCTCGGCGCCGAGGACGTGCTCCACGACCGGGGCGCGATCAGCATGATGGCGACCGACTCGATGGCGATGGGACGCCAGGCCGAACTGATAAACCGCACCTGGCAGACCGCCCACAAGATGAAACGCCAGCGCGGGCCGTTGCCGGGCGACGAGGGGACGGACAACGACAACTCTCGGATCCTGCGATACATCGCGAAGTACACCATCAACCCCGCGATCACGGCGGGGATCAGTTCTCATGTCGGGTCGCTCGAACCCGGCAAGCTCGCGGACGTCGTCCTCTGGAAGCCCGACTTCTTCGGGGCCAAACCCGAGTGGGTCCTGAAGGGGGGCTACCCCGCATCGGCGAACATGGGCGAGGCCAACGGCTCGCTGATGACCTGCGAGCCAAAGCGCCAGCGTCCCTGGTTCGGTGCCGAAGGAACGGCCCGCCACGCCACCAGCATGACGTTCGTCAGCAACGCGGCCGCGGAGGCCGGCGTCGGCGACGAGTACGACCTCCAGTCGGCGGTCGTTCCGGTGGAGGACACCCGCCCGCTGTCGAAGGAGGACATGGTCCGCAACACGTACTGCCCCGAGGACCTCGAGGTCGATTCGGAGACGTTCGAGGTGTTCATCGACGGCGAGCCGGTGACCTCCGAGCCCGCGGAGGAACTGCCCCTGACCCAGCGCTACCTGCTCTGA
- a CDS encoding urease subunit beta, producing MKPGELFPAEGPVRINEGRETATVAVENTGDRPVQVGSHFHFFEVNPALEFDREASYGTRLDVPAGTAIRFEPGDRQEVPLVAIGGDRVIHGMHGLVDGDLDDEREDALERAREGGFGGID from the coding sequence ATGAAGCCCGGGGAGCTGTTCCCGGCCGAGGGGCCGGTACGGATCAACGAGGGCCGCGAGACGGCGACGGTCGCCGTCGAGAACACGGGCGACCGTCCGGTGCAGGTCGGCTCGCACTTCCACTTCTTCGAGGTCAACCCCGCACTGGAGTTCGACCGCGAGGCGAGTTACGGAACCCGTCTCGACGTGCCCGCGGGCACCGCGATCCGGTTCGAGCCGGGCGACCGCCAGGAGGTCCCGCTGGTGGCGATCGGTGGGGATCGAGTGATCCACGGGATGCACGGGCTCGTCGACGGCGATCTCGACGACGAACGCGAGGACGCGCTCGAACGCGCCCGCGAGGGCGGCTTCGGGGGGATCGACTGA
- a CDS encoding urea ABC transporter substrate-binding protein, whose translation MGTEFPSRSGRSSTRRGFLAAGAAGLAATAGCTGSADGGDDVVRIGVLEDRSGDFALNGTSKWQTSVLAVEEINESGGILGKEIELFDPDPQSDNQRYQELTRRLIQRENVDALWAGYSSAARETIRPLINQHDQLYFYTTQYEGGVCDSTIFPVGATARQQLGAVVPYLIEEYGPRIYTIAADYNFGQISGDWVRILAEENGAEVIGEEFIPLDVSQFGATINRIQQADPDFVMSMLVGQNHTSFYDQRASAGLDVPIGSSTTMAQGYEHRRLGPPALSDMYVGVNYMEEIGTPESDEFVSRFYDRWPDAPYLNQEAQNNYFSIHMYAEAAERAGTTDQEAVIEELEKGVTIDAPEGTIELDGDTHHMNHHMRIGHADANHELTFGEEQYIGAGFLEEVGCSLPDEPETTQYLPEEEYDL comes from the coding sequence ATGGGGACTGAGTTCCCGTCCAGAAGCGGTCGTTCATCCACCCGCCGAGGGTTCCTCGCGGCGGGGGCCGCGGGGCTGGCCGCGACGGCCGGCTGTACGGGCAGCGCCGACGGGGGCGACGACGTCGTCAGGATCGGCGTGCTCGAGGACCGATCGGGCGACTTCGCGCTCAACGGCACCTCGAAGTGGCAGACCAGCGTGCTCGCCGTCGAGGAGATAAACGAGTCGGGCGGGATTCTGGGAAAGGAAATCGAGCTGTTCGACCCCGACCCCCAGTCCGACAACCAGCGCTACCAGGAGCTGACCCGCCGGCTGATCCAACGGGAGAACGTCGACGCGCTCTGGGCGGGCTACTCCAGTGCCGCCCGCGAGACGATCCGCCCGCTGATCAACCAGCACGACCAGCTCTACTTCTACACCACCCAGTACGAGGGCGGGGTCTGTGACTCGACGATCTTCCCCGTCGGCGCGACCGCCCGCCAGCAGCTCGGCGCGGTGGTTCCCTATCTGATCGAGGAGTACGGCCCCCGGATCTACACGATCGCCGCCGACTACAACTTCGGGCAGATCTCCGGCGACTGGGTGCGCATCCTCGCCGAGGAGAACGGCGCCGAGGTGATCGGCGAGGAGTTCATTCCCCTCGACGTCTCACAGTTCGGCGCGACGATCAACCGGATCCAGCAGGCCGACCCCGACTTCGTGATGTCGATGCTGGTCGGCCAGAACCACACCTCCTTCTACGACCAGCGCGCCTCGGCGGGTCTCGACGTACCGATCGGGAGCTCGACGACGATGGCCCAGGGATACGAGCACCGCCGGCTCGGCCCGCCCGCCCTTTCGGACATGTACGTCGGGGTCAACTACATGGAGGAGATCGGTACCCCCGAGAGCGACGAGTTCGTCTCCCGCTTCTACGACCGCTGGCCCGACGCGCCCTATCTCAACCAGGAGGCCCAGAACAACTACTTCTCGATCCACATGTACGCCGAGGCCGCGGAACGCGCCGGCACGACGGACCAGGAGGCGGTGATCGAGGAGTTAGAGAAGGGCGTCACGATCGACGCCCCGGAGGGCACGATCGAGCTCGACGGCGACACCCACCACATGAACCACCACATGCGGATCGGCCACGCGGACGCGAACCACGAGCTCACCTTCGGCGAGGAGCAGTACATCGGCGCGGGCTTCCTCGAAGAGGTCGGCTGTTCGCTGCCCGACGAGCCCGAAACGACCCAGTACCTCCCCGAGGAGGAGTACGACCTATGA
- a CDS encoding ABC transporter permease subunit, with protein MNPTDLRGVLDGPNTRGTSDRFWTGFGLAVFALALYPLVASTYAVANASLFLLYGILGLSLCVIWGYCGILSFGQVAFFGVGGYAFGIVGINLSTTTGAALGLLAGVGVATLFSFVLGYFMFYGGVRDVYVTIMTLVVALVIHTFMGQTAGSEWAIGEAALGGFDGMTGIPDLALGGVVLVETAFYYAVLITLLCTYLGLRALVNSDFGRAMVAVREDEERTELLGYDTKRIKLLVFTLGGALAGLSGVLYASWGNYMNPAVFGITFAALPVVWVSVGGRDSLLGAIGATYVIEWFSQQLSITGSEYALVVVGALLLVTILWLPEGVAPAVADWLDDARTDPAARGHEEVAD; from the coding sequence ATGAACCCGACCGACCTCCGCGGGGTTCTCGACGGGCCGAACACCCGCGGGACCTCCGATCGCTTCTGGACGGGGTTCGGGCTCGCGGTGTTCGCGCTCGCACTCTACCCGCTGGTGGCCTCGACGTACGCGGTCGCCAACGCCTCGCTCTTCCTGCTGTACGGGATCCTCGGCCTCAGCCTCTGTGTGATCTGGGGCTACTGCGGGATCCTCAGCTTCGGGCAGGTCGCCTTCTTCGGCGTCGGCGGCTACGCCTTCGGGATCGTCGGCATCAACCTCTCTACGACTACTGGCGCGGCGCTGGGCCTGCTCGCGGGCGTCGGAGTCGCCACCCTGTTCTCGTTCGTGCTCGGCTACTTCATGTTCTACGGCGGGGTTCGCGACGTCTACGTCACCATCATGACGCTGGTCGTCGCGCTCGTGATCCACACGTTCATGGGCCAGACCGCCGGCAGCGAGTGGGCGATCGGCGAGGCCGCCCTCGGAGGCTTCGACGGGATGACCGGCATCCCCGACCTCGCCCTTGGAGGGGTCGTCCTCGTCGAGACCGCCTTCTACTACGCCGTGCTGATCACCCTGCTCTGTACGTATCTCGGGCTGCGCGCGCTGGTCAACAGCGACTTCGGCCGCGCGATGGTCGCCGTCCGCGAGGACGAGGAGCGCACCGAGCTCCTTGGCTACGACACCAAACGGATCAAGCTGCTCGTCTTCACGCTCGGCGGGGCGCTGGCGGGCCTCTCGGGCGTTCTCTACGCCTCCTGGGGCAACTACATGAACCCCGCCGTCTTCGGGATCACCTTCGCCGCCCTCCCCGTGGTATGGGTCAGCGTCGGCGGCCGCGACTCCCTGTTGGGCGCGATCGGCGCGACCTACGTCATCGAGTGGTTCTCCCAGCAGCTCTCGATCACCGGCAGCGAGTACGCGCTGGTCGTCGTCGGCGCCCTGCTCCTGGTGACGATCCTCTGGCTACCCGAGGGCGTCGCTCCAGCCGTGGCCGACTGGCTGGACGACGCCCGGACCGATCCGGCCGCCCGCGGCCACGAGGAGGTGGCCGACTGA
- the ureG gene encoding urease accessory protein UreG encodes MSSQPTHRDVPTVGIGGPVGSGKTALIKRLVPKLKDSGLKIGVIANDILTQEDAEQFKRAFAGEIPEDLVVGVETGACPHTGIREDPSMNLAAIDSFLKEYPDLDLVILESGGDNLAATFNPELADYYAFVISTAEGDDIPRKRGPGVVEADLLVINKTDLAEHVGADLDVMRADAADVREGPSIFTNCKTGDGIDDVVEDISDRVLF; translated from the coding sequence ATGAGTAGCCAACCCACCCACCGGGACGTACCCACCGTGGGGATCGGCGGGCCCGTCGGCTCCGGAAAGACCGCCCTCATAAAACGGCTCGTCCCGAAGCTCAAGGACTCCGGGTTGAAGATCGGCGTGATCGCCAACGACATCCTCACCCAGGAGGACGCGGAGCAGTTCAAGCGAGCCTTCGCCGGCGAGATCCCCGAGGACCTCGTCGTCGGCGTCGAGACCGGCGCCTGCCCCCATACGGGAATCCGCGAGGACCCCTCGATGAACCTCGCGGCGATCGACTCGTTTCTCAAGGAGTACCCCGATCTCGACCTCGTCATCCTCGAGAGCGGCGGGGACAACCTCGCGGCGACGTTCAACCCCGAGCTCGCCGACTACTACGCGTTCGTCATCTCGACCGCCGAGGGCGACGACATCCCCCGGAAACGCGGGCCGGGGGTCGTCGAGGCCGACCTGCTCGTGATCAACAAGACCGACCTCGCCGAGCACGTCGGGGCGGATCTGGACGTGATGCGGGCGGACGCGGCCGACGTGCGCGAGGGGCCGTCGATCTTCACGAACTGCAAGACGGGCGACGGGATCGACGACGTGGTCGAGGACATCTCCGACCGGGTGCTGTTCTGA
- a CDS encoding urease subunit gamma, with protein sequence MNLTPKEEERVQLFNVAQMARRRKERGVSLNHPESVAYIADWVCEGAREGKSVAELRSEATQLLTREDVMEGVPEMIDMVQVEPVFPDGTKLVTVHDPIRLDDAEEGSRE encoded by the coding sequence ATGAACCTAACACCCAAGGAGGAAGAACGCGTTCAGCTCTTCAACGTCGCACAGATGGCCCGCCGGCGCAAGGAGCGCGGCGTGTCGCTCAACCACCCCGAATCCGTCGCCTACATCGCCGACTGGGTCTGCGAGGGCGCCCGCGAGGGGAAAAGCGTCGCCGAACTGCGCTCGGAGGCGACCCAACTGCTCACCCGCGAGGACGTCATGGAGGGCGTCCCCGAGATGATCGACATGGTGCAGGTCGAGCCCGTCTTCCCCGACGGGACGAAGCTCGTGACTGTCCACGATCCCATCCGATTGGACGACGCCGAGGAGGGATCGCGAGAATGA
- a CDS encoding urease accessory protein UreE — protein sequence MSREVLGTIEELAEERAVHEEQGTLETVSVSERERNRSRFKTELGDGTELGVVLGDRELSPGDVLVEDDERMVVVEFERREVLVVSVPEMSWREALELGHHMGNQHWELAIRGDELLVPIAGERRLMERTLREELPDGAEIGVESVDPELFDDADRDHDHSHGGDDHGRSHDHDHGRNHGSAHAHGEH from the coding sequence GTGAGCCGCGAGGTGCTCGGCACCATCGAGGAACTGGCCGAGGAGCGTGCGGTTCACGAGGAGCAGGGGACTCTCGAAACGGTCTCGGTGAGCGAGCGCGAGCGCAACCGCTCGCGGTTCAAGACGGAGCTCGGGGACGGCACCGAGCTCGGGGTGGTGCTCGGGGACCGCGAGCTCTCGCCGGGCGACGTCCTCGTCGAGGACGACGAGCGGATGGTCGTCGTCGAGTTCGAACGCCGGGAGGTGCTCGTGGTCTCGGTCCCCGAGATGAGTTGGAGAGAAGCGCTCGAGCTGGGCCACCACATGGGCAACCAGCACTGGGAGCTCGCGATCCGCGGCGACGAGCTGCTGGTCCCGATCGCCGGGGAGCGCCGGCTGATGGAGCGGACCCTCCGTGAGGAGCTGCCGGACGGTGCGGAGATCGGCGTCGAGTCGGTCGACCCGGAGCTGTTCGACGACGCTGACCGTGACCACGACCACTCCCACGGGGGCGACGACCACGGACGCTCGCACGATCACGATCACGGACGTAACCACGGCTCGGCACACGCCCACGGGGAGCACTGA
- a CDS encoding urease accessory protein UreF, with protein sequence MAGNDGGLLAALRLADSFLPVGSYTLSYGLESFVEEDRVEDGDDLRELLADYLRGQVGPCDMVALSAAHRAAREEDLERLARVDDRLHATLLPSESRESSLTSGRRLLDVVGGEDGFVDRYADDVDGSVRGHHPVAMGVVTAAKGISEREARLVFGYAFVTGLLGAAQRLLRLGHTEIQVILHDLFPVIEEVEREAAGRELAELRSTVPLIDVEGMRHERAERRLFVS encoded by the coding sequence ATGGCCGGGAACGACGGCGGGCTGCTCGCGGCGCTCCGGCTGGCCGATTCCTTCCTCCCCGTGGGCTCCTACACCCTCTCGTACGGTCTCGAGTCGTTCGTCGAGGAGGACCGGGTCGAGGACGGCGACGACCTTCGAGAACTCCTCGCGGACTACCTCCGCGGGCAGGTCGGCCCCTGTGACATGGTCGCGCTGTCGGCGGCCCACCGGGCGGCCCGCGAGGAGGACCTCGAGCGCCTCGCGCGGGTCGACGACCGGCTCCACGCGACGCTGCTCCCCAGCGAGTCCCGCGAGAGCTCGCTGACCTCGGGCCGGCGGTTGCTCGACGTCGTCGGGGGCGAGGACGGGTTCGTCGATCGCTATGCCGACGACGTCGACGGTTCGGTCCGCGGCCACCACCCGGTCGCGATGGGCGTCGTGACCGCTGCGAAGGGGATCTCGGAGCGAGAGGCGCGGCTCGTCTTCGGCTACGCCTTCGTCACCGGGCTGTTGGGTGCGGCCCAGCGGCTCCTTCGACTCGGCCACACCGAGATCCAGGTCATCCTCCACGACCTCTTTCCCGTGATCGAGGAGGTCGAGCGGGAGGCCGCGGGGAGGGAGCTGGCGGAGCTCCGCTCGACCGTACCGCTGATCGACGTCGAGGGGATGCGCCACGAACGGGCCGAGCGGCGGCTGTTCGTCAGCTAG